In a single window of the Polynucleobacter sp. MWH-UH24A genome:
- a CDS encoding GHMP kinase, with translation MIIVRSPLRITLGGGGTDLASYYEDHEGFLIAAAIDKYVYVTITRPFTDGIYLKYSQLEHVKKITDVHHPIIREALSIMGFRTPQVEITTLADIPAGTGLGSSGSFTTALIKALYAHRKRHIHQEELAELACHIEIDRLGEPIGKQDQYAASVGGLTCFTFHRDGKVTASPLKISMETIFDLEDNLLLFFTGFSRSASKILKDQKLKSQLNDTDMIANLHYVKNLGYRSKAALEEGDTELLGELMHEHWEHKKRRTSGMSNSQIDDWYQLAINNGAIGGKLVGAGGGGFLMFMAKDRTQLRRAMTGIGLEEVRFKFDFEGTKVMMSS, from the coding sequence ATGATCATTGTACGTAGCCCACTTCGCATCACCTTAGGGGGCGGGGGAACTGATTTAGCTTCCTATTATGAAGATCATGAAGGCTTTTTAATTGCAGCGGCGATTGATAAGTACGTCTATGTAACGATCACACGTCCTTTTACTGATGGGATTTATCTTAAATACAGTCAACTAGAACATGTAAAAAAAATTACAGATGTGCATCATCCGATTATTCGGGAAGCGTTGAGTATTATGGGATTTCGTACGCCCCAAGTAGAAATCACCACTCTTGCAGATATCCCCGCCGGAACGGGTCTTGGTTCATCAGGTAGCTTTACCACTGCATTAATAAAGGCCTTGTATGCCCATCGTAAACGCCATATTCATCAAGAAGAATTAGCTGAATTAGCTTGTCATATTGAGATTGATCGTCTTGGTGAGCCCATTGGTAAGCAAGATCAGTATGCTGCCTCAGTTGGCGGATTAACTTGCTTTACATTTCATAGGGATGGAAAAGTAACGGCCTCTCCCCTAAAAATTAGCATGGAAACCATATTTGATCTTGAGGACAATTTACTTCTATTTTTTACTGGTTTTTCAAGAAGTGCTAGCAAGATCTTAAAGGATCAAAAGTTAAAGTCGCAGCTAAATGATACTGATATGATAGCTAATTTACATTATGTAAAGAATTTGGGGTATAGAAGTAAAGCGGCATTAGAAGAGGGTGATACCGAGTTACTTGGAGAGCTCATGCATGAACATTGGGAGCATAAAAAGCGCCGCACAAGTGGGATGAGTAATTCCCAGATTGATGACTGGTATCAGCTAGCCATAAACAATGGCGCTATTGGTGGGAAATTAGTTGGGGCCGGAGGAGGCGGATTTTTGATGTTCATGGCAAAGGATCGAACTCAATTACGGAGGGCAATGACTGGTATCGGTTTAGAAGAAGTTCGCTTTAAATTTGATTTTGAAGGTACTAAAGTTATGATGTCATCCTAA
- a CDS encoding nucleotidyltransferase family protein: MFPVAILAGGLATRLRPITETIPKSLIPVAGKPFIYHQLDYLHQQGINSVVLCIGYLGEMIQEVVDDGSRWGMQVSYSLDGPTPLGTGGALRQALPLLGEYFFILYGDSYLPIVFSDVEKFYLASGKKGLMTVLRNENQWDKSNVEYHADQIIEYNKNTIRSQMNYIDYGLGILKIDALQDCPDGQSFDLSKIYNKLSLAGELAGYEVFERFYEIGSHQGIVDTEAYLLGKIVKGSL, encoded by the coding sequence ATGTTCCCAGTTGCAATATTAGCCGGTGGCCTAGCAACACGACTACGTCCTATTACTGAAACAATTCCAAAGTCACTTATTCCAGTTGCTGGTAAGCCTTTTATTTATCATCAACTTGATTATTTGCACCAACAAGGTATTAATTCGGTAGTTTTGTGCATTGGATATTTGGGTGAAATGATCCAAGAGGTTGTCGATGATGGCTCCCGTTGGGGTATGCAAGTTAGCTATTCACTAGATGGTCCAACACCCTTAGGAACGGGCGGTGCACTCAGACAAGCCTTGCCACTACTGGGCGAGTATTTTTTTATCTTATACGGAGACTCTTATTTGCCTATCGTTTTTTCAGATGTAGAAAAATTCTATCTAGCTAGTGGTAAGAAAGGACTAATGACTGTACTCAGAAATGAGAACCAGTGGGATAAAAGTAATGTGGAATATCATGCGGACCAAATTATTGAATACAACAAGAATACAATTCGATCTCAAATGAATTACATTGATTATGGCCTAGGAATTTTAAAAATTGACGCACTACAGGACTGCCCTGATGGGCAGTCATTTGATCTTTCAAAAATTTATAATAAACTATCATTAGCTGGTGAGCTTGCTGGCTACGAAGTTTTTGAAAGATTTTATGAAATTGGATCACACCAAGGAATAGTCGATACAGAAGCGTATTTATTAGGAAAAATAGTAAAGGGTAGTTTATGA
- a CDS encoding SIS domain-containing protein: protein MSYAEKHLNEAVEIIKRMDVRAIEKMADLIAQVKIDSGRIFFLGVGGSAGNCSHAVNDFRKIVGIESYAPTDNVSELTARANDEGWVSIFIEWLKVSKLTSKDMLFIFSVGGGNLEKNISPNLVEALKYGKSVGSKVIGVVGRDGGYTAQVADSCVVVPTVNTDNVTPHSEAFQAVVWHLLVSHPKLKIHQTKWESTAK, encoded by the coding sequence ATGAGTTACGCAGAAAAACATTTGAATGAAGCGGTTGAGATTATTAAAAGGATGGATGTAAGAGCAATTGAAAAAATGGCAGATCTGATAGCTCAAGTAAAAATAGATAGTGGTCGAATCTTTTTTTTAGGTGTAGGCGGTAGTGCTGGAAATTGTTCACATGCCGTAAATGACTTTCGCAAGATTGTAGGTATTGAATCATATGCTCCCACTGATAACGTATCAGAGTTGACTGCACGCGCAAATGATGAGGGATGGGTTTCAATTTTTATTGAATGGCTTAAAGTCAGCAAACTTACCTCAAAAGATATGCTGTTTATTTTTTCAGTTGGCGGAGGAAATTTAGAAAAAAACATCAGTCCTAACTTAGTTGAGGCATTGAAGTATGGAAAATCAGTAGGCTCCAAAGTAATTGGGGTGGTTGGTCGGGATGGCGGCTATACTGCTCAAGTCGCAGATTCTTGTGTAGTTGTTCCAACTGTAAATACCGATAATGTAACACCACATTCAGAAGCTTTTCAGGCAGTGGTTTGGCACCTTTTGGTTTCTCATCCGAAGTTAAAAATACATCAAACTAAATGGGAATCTACGGCTAAGTAA
- a CDS encoding HAD-IIIA family hydrolase, producing MKRAVFLDRDGVINRAIVRDGKPYPPASLLDMEILPGVYEALQKLHNANYLLIVVTNQPDVARGIAKKQDIELMHAYLSSKLPIDVFKTCYHDNKDRCICRKPLPGALLEAAQQYDINLPTSFMVGDRWRDIEAGASAGCKTFFIDYNYAEKKPNKPDFIVSSLLDVKKMILGKV from the coding sequence TTGAAGCGCGCAGTTTTTTTAGATCGGGATGGAGTAATAAATCGTGCGATCGTACGTGATGGCAAGCCATATCCTCCAGCATCTTTACTGGATATGGAAATATTGCCAGGTGTTTACGAAGCTCTTCAAAAATTACACAATGCAAATTACTTATTGATAGTAGTGACTAATCAACCAGATGTGGCAAGAGGTATCGCAAAGAAACAGGATATTGAGTTAATGCATGCATATCTATCATCTAAATTACCAATAGATGTCTTTAAGACTTGCTATCATGATAATAAGGATAGATGTATCTGTAGAAAACCCTTGCCTGGGGCGTTGCTCGAGGCAGCTCAACAGTATGATATCAATTTGCCGACAAGTTTCATGGTTGGTGATCGTTGGCGTGATATTGAAGCAGGAGCATCGGCTGGATGTAAAACTTTTTTTATTGATTATAACTATGCTGAAAAAAAACCAAATAAGCCTGATTTTATTGTGTCATCTTTACTCGATGTAAAAAAAATGATCCTTGGAAAAGTTTGA
- a CDS encoding transaldolase: protein MKKIEDLKIKIFADGADKEGMLEMYEKPFVKGLTTNPTLMKKAGITNYREFCKDILVYIKDKPISFEVFSDNFADMERQALEIASWGDNVYVKIPITNTKQESCHDLVKKLSAQKVKLNVTALMTLDQVREVMAALNPNIPSYVSVFAGRIADTGYDPVPLMTSAVEILKSSTTVELIWASPRELLNIFQADEIGCHIITVTNDIIKKLPLVGYDLNKYSLDTVKMFHSDALAAGYDL, encoded by the coding sequence ATGAAGAAAATTGAAGATTTAAAAATAAAGATTTTTGCTGATGGAGCTGATAAAGAAGGAATGCTTGAGATGTATGAAAAGCCTTTTGTGAAGGGCTTGACTACTAATCCTACTTTGATGAAAAAGGCAGGCATTACTAATTATCGTGAATTTTGTAAAGACATTTTGGTTTATATAAAGGATAAGCCAATATCGTTTGAAGTATTTTCAGATAATTTTGCAGATATGGAGCGCCAAGCCTTAGAGATTGCGAGTTGGGGTGATAATGTATACGTTAAAATTCCAATTACAAACACAAAGCAAGAGAGTTGCCACGATTTAGTGAAAAAACTGTCAGCCCAAAAGGTTAAATTAAACGTGACAGCACTGATGACACTTGATCAGGTACGTGAGGTAATGGCCGCTCTTAATCCAAATATACCTAGTTATGTATCAGTATTTGCTGGCCGTATAGCTGACACTGGTTATGATCCTGTACCCCTAATGACTTCTGCTGTGGAAATATTAAAATCTTCAACTACAGTAGAGTTAATTTGGGCAAGCCCACGCGAATTACTAAATATATTTCAGGCTGATGAAATTGGATGTCACATAATCACAGTAACCAATGACATTATAAAGAAATTACCTCTGGTTGGATATGATTTAAATAAATATTCATTAGATACTGTAAAAATGTTTCATTCTGACGCACTGGCAGCTGGGTATGATTTATGA